Proteins encoded in a region of the Anas acuta chromosome 13, bAnaAcu1.1, whole genome shotgun sequence genome:
- the SHROOM4 gene encoding protein Shroom4 isoform X8 has protein sequence MHCPPDTFSLSWPSGCDVSELSLQWNPLSRHCSTDRSSSIGSMESLDQPGQAYYEGTPSPVEHHSKRDSAYSSFSASSNTSDCALSLRPEENAGPEGPCKPPEGRYLQTGAEGTEPRHPARHPVPPQPPVRRDSLRASPAGSGADRRRVSVPTSSLHAQGRWISDTFLCQRDKDAEATSGRMPAACPPKEHLSADQYYMLSSHPDRCLGDAGDRPYPETTMQRGADAGMEVAGDTALLSPLQGHRHSAPEQLLASQLRALQVSAGSGRASPASPAPEGHRWTTSPLHAEHRGQGGLSPAPSTEGLAEESRAGGRRAGGPPNRSSHFRRRSERFATNLRNEIQRRKAQLQKSRGPGAQARGEEPVEEAEEPAEGSPSPAPSEDGRSCSGESLPVPEAERVALSRGRWRWSPERKLQPQRSPSPREHKGSEEAVLLPFADRRRFFEESSRPAPTRHGKPQKAPEPDAFQAAEHRDARRVSGPYSECCREQPPYYKVLPRHGELEYLRGCSYPYGGPGLHEPCHYCAGEMCPALLPRGHAYRCHPWARCPDCCCPAPRPPREESDSWAPRKAFVPEFAPEEWEPPAISRKASSQPMGELSHYKPGFPRLGPFRPCFESAEPEWPPCYRTASTHDLSWDSERPPRSPELPPEPLHRPLRGRAFSESHLNLEPASPRGRRDLLRAKAEPPGLPKKKGPPPPRPPPPNWEQYRLRRASQHPKEGSGPGTATVPSRSIAEVVRQRSRSLAAEPPGRPRGTPEPEAEVCRSREEHPMAKDPWEQEEPPQRLARSRERGWSSECPLRVPSPATTQGGGSCPRSPEGPSTRGGRPQPRRMNSEELLWDVAGRDRSLAGILVTPPVTTATVMGELLAAGDRQAWRERVQQDWHPEPQDRQGFEPISPPPGATGSPPSYAAYYGKAELLGKMKELPEVAEGSSEEEEEEVDRELVEKKLQLVESLSRKLAVLREAQRGLQEDISANGALGEEVAAQLQALCTPGEFDKYRLFVGDLDKVVNLLLSLSGRLARVENALSGLGPHAAAEDELALREKQRLLAAQLEDAKELREHVGRREEAVGAMVARYLPPEQLQDYRHFVKMKSALTAEQRELEEKIKLGQEQLRCLRESLGQAPTGH, from the exons ATGCACTGCCCCCCCGACACCTTCAGCCTCTCCTGGCCCTCGGGCTGTGATGTCAG CGAGCTGTCCCTGCAGTGGAACCCGCTGTCCCGGCACTGCAGCACGGACCGCAGCAGCTCCATCGGGAGCATGGAAAGCTTGGATCAGCCTGGGCAGGCGTACTACGAAGGCACCCCCTCGCCCGTCGAGCACCACAGCAAGCGGGACTCGGCCTACAGCTCCTTCTCCGCCAGCTCCAACACCTCCGACTGCGCCCTCTCCCTCCGCCCCGAGGAAAACGCCGGCCCCGAGGGGCCCTGCAAGCCCCCCGAGGGGCGCTACCTGCAGACGGGCGCCGAGGGGACGGAGCCTCGCCACCCCGCGCGCCACCccgtgcccccccagccccccgtgCGCAGGGACAGCCTGCGGGCATCCCCGGCTGGTAGCGGGGCGGACCGGCGCCGGGTATCAGTGCCCACCTCCTCCTTGCACGCCCAGGGGAGGTGGATTTCCGACACTTTCCTGTGCCAGCGGGACAAGGACGCGGAGGCGACGAGCGGGAGGATGCCGGCGGCGTGCCCCCCCAAGGAGCACCTCTCTGCCGACCAGTATTACATGCTGAGCTCCCACCCCGACCGCTGCCTGGGGGACGCCGGGGACCGGCCCTACCCGGAAACCACGATGCAGCGGGGAGCGGACGCGGGGATGGAGGTGGCGGGCGACACCGCGCTGCTGTCCCCCCTCCAAGGCCACCGGCACAGCGCGCCCGAGCAGCTCCTGGCCTCCCAGCTCCGGGCTCTCCAAGTGAGCGCCGGCAGCGGGCGAGCGTCCCCGGCGTCCCCCGCGCCCGAGGGGCACCGCTGGACCACGTCCCCGCTGCACGCCGAGCACCGCGGGCAGGGCGGGCTGAGCCCGGCGCCCAGCACGGAGGGGCTGGCGGAGGAGAGCCGGGCGGGGGGCCGGCGCGCCGGGGGCCCCCCGAATCGCTCGTCTCACTTTCGGCGCCGCAGCGAGCGCTTCGCCACCAACCTGCGCAACGAGATCCAGCGGCGCAAGGCGCAGCTGCAGAAGAGCCGAGGACCCGGCGCCCAAGCCCGGGGCGAGGAGCCGgtggaggaggcggaggagccGGCCGAGGGCTCGCCGAGCCCCGCGCCCAGCGAGGAcggcaggagctgctcaggggAGTCGCTGCCGGTCCCCGAAGCCGAGCGGGTGGCGCTGAGCCGAGGCCGCTGGCGCTGGTCCCCGGAACGCAAGCTGCAGCCGCAGCGCTCGCCCAGTCCCCGCGAGCACAAGGGCAGCGAGGAAGCCGTCCTCCTGCCCTTCGCCGACCGGCGCCGTTTCTTCGAGGAAAGCAGCCGCCCTGCGCCCACCCGGCATGGCAAGCCCCAAAAAGCGCCCGAGCCCGACGCTTTCCAAGCTGCCGAGCACCGCGACGCTCGCCGCGTCTCCGGACCCTACAGCGAGTGCTGCCGGGAGCAGCCGCCCTACTACAAGGTGCTACCGAGGCACGGCGAGCTGGAGTATCTGCGGGGCTGCTCCTATCCCTACGGCGGCCCCGGCTTGCACGAACCTTGCCACTACTGCGCTGGAGAAATGTGCCCGGCGCTGCTGCCCCGCGGCCATGCCTACCGCTGCCACCCCTGGGCGCGCTGCCCCGACTgctgctgcccggccccgcgccccccacgGGAGGAGAGCGACAGCTGGGCGCCCCGAAAAGCCTTCGTGCCG GAATTCGCTCCGGAGGAGTGGGAGCCGCCGGCGATCAGCAGGAaggccagcagccagcccatgGG cGAGCTCTCCCACTACAAGCCGGGCTTCCCGAGGCTCGGCCCCTTCCGTCCGTGCTTCGAGAGCGCCGAGCCCGAGTGGCCGCCCTGCTACCGCACCGCGTCCACGCACGACCTCTCGTGGGACTCCGAGCGGCCGCCTCGCTCCCCCGAGCTCCCCCCGGAGCCCCTGCACCGCCCGCTGCGGGGCCGAGCCTTCTCCGAGAGCCACCTCAACCTGGAGCCCGCCAGCCCCCGGGGCCGCAGGGACCTTCTGCGGGCCAAAGCGGAGCCGCCGGGTTTGCCCAAAAAAAAGGGGCCCccgcctccccgcccgcccccccccaacTGGGAGCAGTACCGGTTGCGCCGGGCGTCGCAGCACCCCAAGGAGGGCTCAGGACCCGGCACGGCCACGGTGCCGTCCCGCAGCATCGCCGAAGTCGTGCGGCAGCGCTCCCGCAGCCTCGCCGCCgagccccccggccgcccccgcggGACCCCGGAGCCAGAGGCCGAGGTTTGCAG GAGCAGGGAAGAGCACCCGATGGCGAAGGAcccctgggagcaggaggagcccccccaaAGGCTCGCCCGCagccgggagcggggctggtCCAGCGAGTGCCCCCTGCgcgtccccagccctgcaaccACCcaggggggggggtcctgtccccgcagccccgAGGGGCCGAGCACCCGGGGGgggcgcccccagccccgccgcatGAATTCGgaggagctgctgtgggacGTGGCGGGCAGGGACCGCTCCTTGGCCGGCATCTTGGTGACCCCCCCGGTCACCACCGCCACCGTCATGGGTGAGCTGCTGGCGGCGGGGGACCGGCAGGCGTGGAGGGAGCGGGTCCAGCAGGATTGGCACCCGGAGCCGCAGGACAG GCAGGGCTTCGAGCCCATCTCGCCGCCCCCCGGGGCCACCGGCAGCCCCCCCTCCTACGCGGCGTATTACGGCAAAGCCGAGCTGCTCGGCAAGATGAAGGAGCTGCCGGAGGTGGCAGAGGGGagctcggaggaggaggaggaggaggtggatcGCGAGCTGGTGGAGAAGAAG ctgcagctggtggagaGCCTGAGCCGCAAGCTGGCGGTGCTGCGGGAGGCGcagcgggggctgcaggaggacatCAGCGCCAACGGGGCGCTGGGCGAGGAGGTGGCCGCCCAGCTGCAGGCCCTCTGCACGCCGGGCGAATTCGACAAGTACCGGCTCTTCGTGGGCGACCTGGACAAGGTGGTCaacctgctgctgtccctctCTGGCCGCCTGGCTCGGGTGGAGAACGCGCTGAGCGGGCTGGGGCCCCACGCCGCCGCCGAGGACGAG CTGGCCCTGCGGGAGAAGCAGCGGCTGCTGGCGGCGCAGCTGGAGGACGCCAAGGAGCTGCGGGAGCACGTGGGGCGGCGCGAGGAGGCGGTGGGGGCCATGGTGGCGCGCTACCTGCCCCCCGAGCAGCTGCAGGACTACCGGCACTTCGTCAAGATGAAGTCGGCGCTCACGGCCGAGCAGCGTGAGCTGGAGGAGAAGATCAAGCTGGGCCAGGAGCAGCTGCGCTGCCTGCGCGAGAGCCTCGGCCAGGCACCCACGGGGCACTAG
- the SHROOM4 gene encoding protein Shroom4 isoform X7 → MHCPPDTFSLSWPSGCDVSSELSLQWNPLSRHCSTDRSSSIGSMESLDQPGQAYYEGTPSPVEHHSKRDSAYSSFSASSNTSDCALSLRPEENAGPEGPCKPPEGRYLQTGAEGTEPRHPARHPVPPQPPVRRDSLRASPAGSGADRRRVSVPTSSLHAQGRWISDTFLCQRDKDAEATSGRMPAACPPKEHLSADQYYMLSSHPDRCLGDAGDRPYPETTMQRGADAGMEVAGDTALLSPLQGHRHSAPEQLLASQLRALQVSAGSGRASPASPAPEGHRWTTSPLHAEHRGQGGLSPAPSTEGLAEESRAGGRRAGGPPNRSSHFRRRSERFATNLRNEIQRRKAQLQKSRGPGAQARGEEPVEEAEEPAEGSPSPAPSEDGRSCSGESLPVPEAERVALSRGRWRWSPERKLQPQRSPSPREHKGSEEAVLLPFADRRRFFEESSRPAPTRHGKPQKAPEPDAFQAAEHRDARRVSGPYSECCREQPPYYKVLPRHGELEYLRGCSYPYGGPGLHEPCHYCAGEMCPALLPRGHAYRCHPWARCPDCCCPAPRPPREESDSWAPRKAFVPEFAPEEWEPPAISRKASSQPMGELSHYKPGFPRLGPFRPCFESAEPEWPPCYRTASTHDLSWDSERPPRSPELPPEPLHRPLRGRAFSESHLNLEPASPRGRRDLLRAKAEPPGLPKKKGPPPPRPPPPNWEQYRLRRASQHPKEGSGPGTATVPSRSIAEVVRQRSRSLAAEPPGRPRGTPEPEAEVCRSREEHPMAKDPWEQEEPPQRLARSRERGWSSECPLRVPSPATTQGGGSCPRSPEGPSTRGGRPQPRRMNSEELLWDVAGRDRSLAGILVTPPVTTATVMGELLAAGDRQAWRERVQQDWHPEPQDRQGFEPISPPPGATGSPPSYAAYYGKAELLGKMKELPEVAEGSSEEEEEEVDRELVEKKLQLVESLSRKLAVLREAQRGLQEDISANGALGEEVAAQLQALCTPGEFDKYRLFVGDLDKVVNLLLSLSGRLARVENALSGLGPHAAAEDELALREKQRLLAAQLEDAKELREHVGRREEAVGAMVARYLPPEQLQDYRHFVKMKSALTAEQRELEEKIKLGQEQLRCLRESLGQAPTGH, encoded by the exons ATGCACTGCCCCCCCGACACCTTCAGCCTCTCCTGGCCCTCGGGCTGTGATGTCAG CAGCGAGCTGTCCCTGCAGTGGAACCCGCTGTCCCGGCACTGCAGCACGGACCGCAGCAGCTCCATCGGGAGCATGGAAAGCTTGGATCAGCCTGGGCAGGCGTACTACGAAGGCACCCCCTCGCCCGTCGAGCACCACAGCAAGCGGGACTCGGCCTACAGCTCCTTCTCCGCCAGCTCCAACACCTCCGACTGCGCCCTCTCCCTCCGCCCCGAGGAAAACGCCGGCCCCGAGGGGCCCTGCAAGCCCCCCGAGGGGCGCTACCTGCAGACGGGCGCCGAGGGGACGGAGCCTCGCCACCCCGCGCGCCACCccgtgcccccccagccccccgtgCGCAGGGACAGCCTGCGGGCATCCCCGGCTGGTAGCGGGGCGGACCGGCGCCGGGTATCAGTGCCCACCTCCTCCTTGCACGCCCAGGGGAGGTGGATTTCCGACACTTTCCTGTGCCAGCGGGACAAGGACGCGGAGGCGACGAGCGGGAGGATGCCGGCGGCGTGCCCCCCCAAGGAGCACCTCTCTGCCGACCAGTATTACATGCTGAGCTCCCACCCCGACCGCTGCCTGGGGGACGCCGGGGACCGGCCCTACCCGGAAACCACGATGCAGCGGGGAGCGGACGCGGGGATGGAGGTGGCGGGCGACACCGCGCTGCTGTCCCCCCTCCAAGGCCACCGGCACAGCGCGCCCGAGCAGCTCCTGGCCTCCCAGCTCCGGGCTCTCCAAGTGAGCGCCGGCAGCGGGCGAGCGTCCCCGGCGTCCCCCGCGCCCGAGGGGCACCGCTGGACCACGTCCCCGCTGCACGCCGAGCACCGCGGGCAGGGCGGGCTGAGCCCGGCGCCCAGCACGGAGGGGCTGGCGGAGGAGAGCCGGGCGGGGGGCCGGCGCGCCGGGGGCCCCCCGAATCGCTCGTCTCACTTTCGGCGCCGCAGCGAGCGCTTCGCCACCAACCTGCGCAACGAGATCCAGCGGCGCAAGGCGCAGCTGCAGAAGAGCCGAGGACCCGGCGCCCAAGCCCGGGGCGAGGAGCCGgtggaggaggcggaggagccGGCCGAGGGCTCGCCGAGCCCCGCGCCCAGCGAGGAcggcaggagctgctcaggggAGTCGCTGCCGGTCCCCGAAGCCGAGCGGGTGGCGCTGAGCCGAGGCCGCTGGCGCTGGTCCCCGGAACGCAAGCTGCAGCCGCAGCGCTCGCCCAGTCCCCGCGAGCACAAGGGCAGCGAGGAAGCCGTCCTCCTGCCCTTCGCCGACCGGCGCCGTTTCTTCGAGGAAAGCAGCCGCCCTGCGCCCACCCGGCATGGCAAGCCCCAAAAAGCGCCCGAGCCCGACGCTTTCCAAGCTGCCGAGCACCGCGACGCTCGCCGCGTCTCCGGACCCTACAGCGAGTGCTGCCGGGAGCAGCCGCCCTACTACAAGGTGCTACCGAGGCACGGCGAGCTGGAGTATCTGCGGGGCTGCTCCTATCCCTACGGCGGCCCCGGCTTGCACGAACCTTGCCACTACTGCGCTGGAGAAATGTGCCCGGCGCTGCTGCCCCGCGGCCATGCCTACCGCTGCCACCCCTGGGCGCGCTGCCCCGACTgctgctgcccggccccgcgccccccacgGGAGGAGAGCGACAGCTGGGCGCCCCGAAAAGCCTTCGTGCCG GAATTCGCTCCGGAGGAGTGGGAGCCGCCGGCGATCAGCAGGAaggccagcagccagcccatgGG cGAGCTCTCCCACTACAAGCCGGGCTTCCCGAGGCTCGGCCCCTTCCGTCCGTGCTTCGAGAGCGCCGAGCCCGAGTGGCCGCCCTGCTACCGCACCGCGTCCACGCACGACCTCTCGTGGGACTCCGAGCGGCCGCCTCGCTCCCCCGAGCTCCCCCCGGAGCCCCTGCACCGCCCGCTGCGGGGCCGAGCCTTCTCCGAGAGCCACCTCAACCTGGAGCCCGCCAGCCCCCGGGGCCGCAGGGACCTTCTGCGGGCCAAAGCGGAGCCGCCGGGTTTGCCCAAAAAAAAGGGGCCCccgcctccccgcccgcccccccccaacTGGGAGCAGTACCGGTTGCGCCGGGCGTCGCAGCACCCCAAGGAGGGCTCAGGACCCGGCACGGCCACGGTGCCGTCCCGCAGCATCGCCGAAGTCGTGCGGCAGCGCTCCCGCAGCCTCGCCGCCgagccccccggccgcccccgcggGACCCCGGAGCCAGAGGCCGAGGTTTGCAG GAGCAGGGAAGAGCACCCGATGGCGAAGGAcccctgggagcaggaggagcccccccaaAGGCTCGCCCGCagccgggagcggggctggtCCAGCGAGTGCCCCCTGCgcgtccccagccctgcaaccACCcaggggggggggtcctgtccccgcagccccgAGGGGCCGAGCACCCGGGGGgggcgcccccagccccgccgcatGAATTCGgaggagctgctgtgggacGTGGCGGGCAGGGACCGCTCCTTGGCCGGCATCTTGGTGACCCCCCCGGTCACCACCGCCACCGTCATGGGTGAGCTGCTGGCGGCGGGGGACCGGCAGGCGTGGAGGGAGCGGGTCCAGCAGGATTGGCACCCGGAGCCGCAGGACAG GCAGGGCTTCGAGCCCATCTCGCCGCCCCCCGGGGCCACCGGCAGCCCCCCCTCCTACGCGGCGTATTACGGCAAAGCCGAGCTGCTCGGCAAGATGAAGGAGCTGCCGGAGGTGGCAGAGGGGagctcggaggaggaggaggaggaggtggatcGCGAGCTGGTGGAGAAGAAG ctgcagctggtggagaGCCTGAGCCGCAAGCTGGCGGTGCTGCGGGAGGCGcagcgggggctgcaggaggacatCAGCGCCAACGGGGCGCTGGGCGAGGAGGTGGCCGCCCAGCTGCAGGCCCTCTGCACGCCGGGCGAATTCGACAAGTACCGGCTCTTCGTGGGCGACCTGGACAAGGTGGTCaacctgctgctgtccctctCTGGCCGCCTGGCTCGGGTGGAGAACGCGCTGAGCGGGCTGGGGCCCCACGCCGCCGCCGAGGACGAG CTGGCCCTGCGGGAGAAGCAGCGGCTGCTGGCGGCGCAGCTGGAGGACGCCAAGGAGCTGCGGGAGCACGTGGGGCGGCGCGAGGAGGCGGTGGGGGCCATGGTGGCGCGCTACCTGCCCCCCGAGCAGCTGCAGGACTACCGGCACTTCGTCAAGATGAAGTCGGCGCTCACGGCCGAGCAGCGTGAGCTGGAGGAGAAGATCAAGCTGGGCCAGGAGCAGCTGCGCTGCCTGCGCGAGAGCCTCGGCCAGGCACCCACGGGGCACTAG